The DNA sequence AGAAAACAATATATCCAAAACTTGTTACTAACCGAAATTGGGGTTTCAAATATTACTCGTGTTAACTTAGAGATGGTTGTGAATAGGAAAAGGCTGCAATAAATGTCAATAACAGGAAACAAAAGAAGATTAGCCACACAACTGGAACTTTGACTTATGCAGCTAAAATCTATCAATGGGTGAGTTTAAGCTATGATCTTATATCTGATCGTATACAATATTGAGTGTTTTATTTGATGTTTATTTAATGAGAATCCCAATTTCACTTCTACTATGTAATTCTTTTAATGGTTTGACATGTCCCATTGAATGAGCGTCATCTAGGTCTGCACCATAATATTATTAGTATCATCTATGATTAGTTTGGTGTTAGGAAGTATATTTGTGCTTTTACATATTGAAGTATTCAGCTTACATCATATATAGTGTGTTTCAGATCAAACCATGCTTTAATTAGCTGTATATTGTTAATATCATTTGTGATTTGGTGTTGGGAAATATATATCAAATGCAAAAGATCTGTAAACTTGCTAAACTTGTTAACCATATATATGATGTGCAACGTTCAAAATCTTCATGTAGTATTATTTATCTATACTTCTACAATATTATAACCACTGCATGTTACCAAAAAGCTAATAGGCTCTTATTTGACAGCAAGTTGAAAACAACAAAGATGCACCGCCGAACCGTAAGGAAAGATTCAAGATAACACACCTAAAAAAGGGTTCCAAGACACAGTACATTGATGAAGCATCCACACAAGCTGTGGTTAGTATTAATGATATTATAGTTATGTGTTTTATTTGAAAGGCCATATAGTCCTTGAAATAGATATAATTTGATGATTATTTGTGTCGGTTGTAGCTTAGCTTGGAACAAAAAGAAGCAGAAAAAAGGAACCAAAATATCGACATAACCCTTGAAGTTGTAGAAGACATATATGCAGAGGTGTTTGGTGTTGAGAAGAGAAACCGCGTTAGGGGAATGGGGACCGGGTATACATGGTCAGATGTTCCGTTTATCCATACAGAGAAACGAGGGATTTCAAAGGAGGTGGAGGCATTAAGAGCTGCTGTGGAGGAACAAAAAAAAGTGTCTGAAAGAGCATCCATGGAGGTTGAAAGATTGAGAAGTGAAGCTACAAGAGAGAGAAATGAAGTTGCTGAAAGAGAAAAACAACGTGAGGGAGAgttggagaaaataaaagatgaacaaaaacaaatgatggagaagatgaagaaaatggaagagaataTGCAAATATCTTTTGCTACAAAAATGGCTGACATGATGAAAGGGGTTGCTGGTGATAACACacatattttgaatttttttcagCAGATTTCTCAAGTGTCATCATCTCAAGGGGAAACTTCAATGCCTCAAATGCAATCAGCTCTTCCAGATGAAGCTCTAGCATGAGAATGCATCAAGAGAAATGCAATAGGTATGCGTTGGTGAGCATATTTCAGTTACCTATTAAACAGTACTTTATTGTTGCTATATAAATGCACATGAATGCTGTTTAATGTTGGtcattttgttaaattttgTTCATCTTGACCAACTGTTATATAATCTTAGGGAATTGAAATAGGCCTTATTTTGTATCAGGAGAAATGCAGCAGCATAAACTCTTAACGTATATTAATGAGAAGCATGGTGTATGTTTTTATATATTAATGTAaagttttgtttatgtttggatggatattgtgaatatttgagcttttattttttggtcttaGTTGCATTAAAtatatgatttatttaattatttaaaaaatatatagatGACCACATATTAAattgaatatattttttttatttatatgttGACAAAACACACAGTTTCTCATCTGTGtgagatatttttattttatttttatgttgacAAAACACACAGTTTCTCATCTATGTGAGACAagtattaataaaagtaaaataagaatATTAATAGCAAAAAGTATTATATATTGATTATTGAAACACACGGATTCTTGGGTGATTGGACGTAATAGCAAGAGTTGTGGTGTAAGTGGGACCCACCAATGCATTCACACAGATTAGACAAATCCGTGTGAAAGTAGTATTAGCGACGCCAGCAATACGTACGGATTATTAATCCGTCGTTGTACCGTGT is a window from the Rosa chinensis cultivar Old Blush chromosome 2, RchiOBHm-V2, whole genome shotgun sequence genome containing:
- the LOC121051350 gene encoding uncharacterized protein LOC121051350, which codes for MKEKAAINVNNRKQKKISHTTGTLTYAAKIYQWQVENNKDAPPNRKERFKITHLKKGSKTQYIDEASTQAVLSLEQKEAEKRNQNIDITLEVVEDIYAEVFGVEKRNRVRGMGTGYTWSDVPFIHTEKRGISKEVEALRAAVEEQKKVSERASMEQISQVSSSQGETSMPQMQSALPDEALA